One Methylosarcina fibrata AML-C10 DNA segment encodes these proteins:
- a CDS encoding chemotaxis protein CheW has protein sequence MVQEFELKTSDRNRYSKTLDTAQYLSFTMDNEEYGVDILRVQEIRSWEPVSRVPNVPYYEKGVINLRGSIVPIIDLRERFRLKFTDYTPLTVVVVLQTREGSKIRTMGVVVDSVSDVITIDKSKIQEAPDFGAKVSNEFIQGLVSVNERMVILLDVEKLMKLEELETNDG, from the coding sequence ATGGTTCAAGAGTTCGAACTTAAAACCTCCGATCGGAATCGCTACAGTAAAACGCTGGACACGGCTCAATACTTGAGCTTCACGATGGATAATGAAGAATACGGCGTGGATATTCTGCGGGTTCAGGAAATTCGCAGTTGGGAACCGGTATCCCGGGTGCCCAATGTGCCGTATTACGAGAAAGGGGTCATTAATTTGCGCGGGTCCATTGTACCCATCATCGACTTACGGGAAAGATTCCGGCTAAAGTTTACCGATTATACGCCTCTGACCGTTGTTGTGGTTTTGCAAACGAGGGAAGGCAGTAAAATCAGAACCATGGGAGTGGTTGTCGATTCGGTATCGGACGTCATTACCATAGATAAAAGCAAAATTCAGGAGGCGCCTGATTTTGGAGCAAAAGTCAGCAATGAATTTATTCAGGGTCTGGTGTCGGTTAATGAGCGGATGGTCATCCTGCTGGACGTAGAGAAGCTGATGAAACTGGAAGAATTAGAGACAAACGACGGTTGA
- a CDS encoding STAS domain-containing protein encodes MNTTTDLLEHQIPGAAGVEDGAEPVIILDATLTMQNVVNLHEKLKTSLSANDSVEINASRVASIDTATLQLLTALKKEAIKQQKPIVFSAPSLRFIESAELLGLLDILEIDPA; translated from the coding sequence ATGAATACGACTACCGATTTATTGGAACATCAGATTCCCGGTGCGGCCGGCGTTGAGGACGGCGCCGAACCGGTGATTATTCTGGATGCGACGCTCACCATGCAAAATGTCGTGAATTTGCATGAAAAACTGAAAACAAGCTTGTCAGCAAACGACTCGGTCGAAATCAATGCTTCCCGGGTCGCCTCGATCGATACAGCGACCTTGCAATTACTGACGGCGTTGAAAAAAGAAGCAATAAAACAACAAAAACCAATCGTTTTTTCCGCTCCTTCCCTGCGATTCATCGAATCCGCCGAACTGCTCGGATTATTGGATATACTTGAAATAGACCCAGCCTGA